In Palaemon carinicauda isolate YSFRI2023 chromosome 18, ASM3689809v2, whole genome shotgun sequence, a genomic segment contains:
- the LOC137656985 gene encoding ionotropic receptor 21a-like — protein sequence MPQLLSTAREQRKLSWTSVVVVASESSSFLLSFSKWSLNKRLVGSDTRLLAVTRTDQSTIEKILRSFWTFTMMNSMILNVEGDGDDVRCSLYSHLPYSSVGRDQVYRLATWRKRKGFSLTSNLPMFPPKFNNFFGFPVPVTALPFPPFWDERKSQGSNSGVTYSGTDFYLLDAIAKAHNFTIYVVPTKNWGEVLDKVEIRESFIASVFHAVLPMRLKRFDYSSIYEYSSVDFSFAKPEVKPQWQSLYYPLSPKVWISIVALIIIMVVLVTMFVRVSHSLEVNGKLDTATAIQEMVGTLLGQNLSHSLPKSQSRRVLIGSWMVFAFILGTAFRGNLIAYLTLPKYPPRPENLKELLRVAERITMPPYGKDFKAFFSQSDSADFIKLANLMHIVPSVHEGQEQALQRRQGHLDTRRYQEHYIAQFHTRIDGSTKLYVGRDGVLPGKSAWPLPHDSPYAKTINRGLIAVLEAGLYEHWSEQLIEETKSETRRRLREKQEMMTLEGKTDLQTDTEKPTMALTLVHVQGPLMLLVIGHSLAIVAFASEYAMSYYIKR from the exons ATGCCCCAGTTACTATCAACCGCCAGAGAG CAGCGTAAACTTTCCTGGACAAGTGTTGTGGTCGTGGCCAGTGAGAGTTCCTCATTCTTATTGTCCTTCTCTAAGTGGTCCTTGAACAAACGTCTCGTGGGGTCGGATACTCGATTATTAGCGGTTACTCGCACGGACCAATCAACGATCGAGAAGATTCTCAGGAGTTTTTGGACATTTACCATGATGAATTCTATGATACTTAATGTCGAGGGCGATGGTGACGATGTGAG GTGTAGTCTCTATTCTCACCTGCCTTACTCATCAGTTGGAAGGGATCAGGTCTATAGATTGGCCACCTGGAGAAAGAGAAAAGGATTCTCTCTCACCTCCAACCTTCCTATGTTTCCTCCAAAATTCAACAA TTTCTTTGGATTTCCCGTACCAGTCACGGCTCTTCCTTTCCCTCCTTTTTGGGACGAGAGGAAGTCTCAAGGAAGCAACTCTGGTGTCACCTATTCCGGGACTGACTTTTACCTTCTGGATGCCATAGCAAAAGCGCACAACTTTACAATATACGTAGTACCGACAAAGAATTGGGGCGAG GTACTTGACAAAGTCGAAATTCGAGAATCTTTTATAGCTTCAGTCTTCCATGCTGTTCTACCTATGCGTTTGAAGAGGTTTGATTACTCCTCTATCTACGAGTACAGTTCTGTCGACTTTAGCTTCGCTAAGCCAGAGGTTAAACCACAGTGGCAAAGTCTTTATTACCCACTTAGCCCTAAAGTTTGGATCTCAATCGTTGCATTGATCATTATAATGGTGGTATTAGTAACCATG TTCGTTCGGGTTTCCCACTCTTTGGAGGTAAATGGTAAACTAGACACAGCAACGGCCATTCAAGAAATGGTGGGAACACTTTTGGGTCAGAACTTATCTCACAGTCTTCCGAAGAGTCAGTCGAGGAGAGTTTTAATTGGGTCCTGGATGGTTTTTGCTTTCATCTTAGGCACAGCTTTCCGTGGAAACCTGATTGCTTATCTTACTCTTCCGAAGTATCCTCCACGACCTGAGAATTTGAAGGAACTACTAAGAGTGGCTGAAAG GATAACTATGCCGCCATATGGGAAAGACTTCAAAGCATTTTTCAGCCAGTCAGATTCTGCAGACTTCATCAAACTTGCAAACCTCATGCATATTGTGCCTTCAGTCCACGAAGGCCAGGAACAAGCTCTTCAAAGAAG GCAAGGTCACTTGGATACCCGACGTTATCAAGAGCACTACATTGCACAATTCCACACTCGGATTGATGGCTCTACAAAACTTTACGTTGGGCGAGACGGTGTCTTACCGGGGAAATCTGCTTGGCCTTTACCACACGACTCTCCATATGCAAAAACCATCAACAGAGGTCTTATAGCTGTGCTTGAG GCAGGTCTTTATGAGCACTGGAGCGAACAGCTGATCGAGGAAACGAAAAGCGAGACAAGACGTAGACTGCGGGAAAAGCAAGAAATGATGACACTAGAAGGGAAAACTGATCTCCAAACAGACACTGAAAAACCTACCATGGCTCTAACTCTTGTACATGTGCAAGGACCTCTCATGCTGCTGGTTATAGGTCACAGCTTAGCTATCGTTGCCTTTGCCTCAGAATATGCTATGTCTTACTATATCAAACGGTAA